A stretch of the Sulfurospirillum sp. UCH001 genome encodes the following:
- a CDS encoding PhnD/SsuA/transferrin family substrate-binding protein, translating into MRRCTCLFIALFISFSLHARPLVFAPLPFFNSNQILEDFFPMVNYLEEALDENIAFHYEKKYDDIIAAFKANKIDIAYFGPLPFLTLQKSFPYALPIITFHESDGERGYRCALVKFAGDTLSPKATLKVALTQPLSTCGYTKTKVLVNDYLHTNLDTMLYRYVGTHDEVALSIIRGDFQMGGMKESIAKEYASLGLEVIQTTSLIPGFSLVVNTQTLSLEQIEKIKSILLAAPKEVYQTWGKDIRYGMSETDMEMFKHLKSEIETFNIPQSGSF; encoded by the coding sequence ATGCGGCGATGTACGTGCCTTTTTATAGCACTTTTCATCTCTTTTTCATTACATGCACGCCCTCTTGTCTTCGCACCACTTCCTTTTTTCAATTCAAACCAAATTCTTGAAGATTTTTTTCCAATGGTAAATTATCTTGAAGAGGCTTTGGATGAAAATATTGCTTTTCATTATGAGAAAAAATACGATGACATAATCGCTGCTTTCAAAGCCAATAAAATTGATATTGCTTATTTTGGACCTTTACCATTTTTGACACTTCAAAAAAGTTTTCCATATGCACTTCCTATCATCACGTTTCATGAAAGTGATGGAGAGCGAGGATATCGCTGTGCCTTAGTTAAATTTGCAGGAGACACACTGTCGCCTAAAGCAACACTCAAAGTTGCGCTAACACAACCTCTTTCAACATGTGGCTATACCAAAACAAAAGTTCTTGTTAATGATTATTTACACACCAATTTAGATACGATGCTTTATCGCTATGTAGGCACTCATGATGAAGTGGCACTTTCTATCATTAGAGGTGATTTTCAGATGGGCGGTATGAAAGAAAGCATTGCTAAAGAGTATGCCTCACTGGGTCTTGAAGTTATCCAAACAACATCTCTCATTCCAGGCTTTTCACTAGTTGTGAACACTCAAACGCTTAGCCTAGAACAAATCGAAAAAATTAAATCTATTTTGCTTGCAGCCCCTAAAGAGGTCTATCAAACATGGGGCAAAGATATCCGTTATGGGATGAGTGAAACTGACATGGAGATGTTTAAGCATCTCAAAAGTGAGATTGAAACCTTTAATATTCCCCAAAGCGGGAGTTTTTAA
- a CDS encoding diguanylate cyclase domain-containing protein, whose amino-acid sequence MRKFLITACAILFSYTLFFIYVHSKMVEERDVLLQNENRILETSYKAVTQMFTISIENYFRYAIMQPSVLQILHAVNDTNDTREKAILRGSLYRLLYPFYNEELKKLGIKQFHFHTPQGESFLRFHSPSENGDNLMNIRPSIQKANIEKQFVAGFEGGRVYPGFRYVFPIIDNKEHLGSVEVSIAYENIEFELAKLLTWSDHILLFKKSITTDLVFDSHKHHFMPSVLSDDFVIENQKISNVTAHSIESELTKKINAILKKRYNIEAKLQEGKNFSIPLVENNQGYVANFHAIYDLSNTLAAYAVTYSHLNDLVTIEHKYITSLLFGFLTFVLLGIVLYLLVEQSQKTLREKIQFETIVEKTINGVILLNTKGDITFINASATAILGYSLEEVLGKDAHTLIHVHQLNTTKEDCPILNSMRYQRTYIGEEIFRKKNGEHFIVHLNATPFVQDHHNIGSVVIFRDITQDKEAQKMIEHLAYYDSLTELPNRKLLLDRLNYTVANAKRSQEFCGILFIDLDNFKVLNDTKGHEYGDILLKQVAKRLTSVLRLCDTVSRFGGDEFVVLVTKLGEDEKEAKEKMAQIGYKLLLSIAEPFHLINFDYTCTASIGGTVFKDDDKTINDILRDADMAMYEVKKEHKNEIKIV is encoded by the coding sequence ATGCGTAAATTTCTAATCACAGCATGTGCCATTCTTTTTTCTTATACACTTTTTTTCATCTATGTACATTCAAAAATGGTTGAAGAACGAGATGTCTTACTGCAAAATGAAAACCGCATCCTAGAGACCTCTTACAAAGCGGTAACACAAATGTTTACTATCTCTATTGAAAACTATTTTCGCTATGCCATTATGCAGCCTTCGGTTCTTCAAATTCTTCATGCAGTGAATGATACTAATGATACACGCGAAAAAGCGATTCTTCGAGGCTCTCTTTATCGCCTTCTTTATCCATTTTACAATGAAGAACTCAAAAAGTTGGGTATAAAACAATTTCACTTTCATACTCCTCAAGGAGAGAGTTTTTTACGTTTTCATTCTCCGAGTGAAAATGGTGACAATTTGATGAATATACGTCCATCAATTCAAAAGGCTAATATCGAAAAGCAATTTGTTGCAGGCTTTGAAGGCGGACGTGTGTATCCAGGCTTCCGCTATGTTTTTCCTATCATTGATAATAAAGAGCACTTAGGCAGTGTCGAGGTTTCTATAGCCTATGAAAATATAGAATTTGAACTTGCAAAACTTCTAACGTGGAGTGACCACATTCTTCTTTTCAAAAAGTCCATCACAACAGATTTGGTATTTGATTCCCATAAGCATCACTTTATGCCATCTGTTTTAAGCGATGACTTTGTTATTGAAAATCAAAAGATTTCCAACGTCACCGCACACTCCATAGAGTCTGAACTTACCAAAAAAATCAATGCCATCTTAAAAAAACGCTATAACATTGAAGCAAAACTCCAAGAAGGAAAAAACTTTTCTATACCATTGGTCGAAAATAATCAAGGATATGTTGCTAATTTTCATGCCATTTATGACCTAAGTAACACGCTTGCAGCTTATGCAGTCACCTACAGTCATCTTAATGATTTGGTCACGATAGAACACAAGTACATCACTTCATTGCTTTTTGGCTTTTTAACCTTTGTACTTTTGGGCATTGTACTGTACCTTTTGGTTGAACAAAGCCAAAAAACACTAAGAGAAAAAATACAATTTGAAACCATTGTTGAAAAGACGATTAATGGTGTTATTTTGTTAAATACAAAAGGCGACATTACATTTATTAATGCCTCAGCTACGGCTATTTTAGGGTACAGTCTTGAAGAGGTTTTGGGGAAAGATGCGCATACACTCATTCATGTACATCAGCTTAATACAACAAAAGAAGACTGCCCCATCCTAAACTCCATGCGTTATCAGCGCACATACATTGGGGAGGAAATTTTTCGAAAGAAAAATGGAGAGCATTTTATCGTGCATCTCAATGCAACACCTTTTGTACAAGATCATCATAACATCGGTTCTGTCGTCATTTTTAGAGACATAACCCAAGATAAAGAAGCACAAAAGATGATCGAGCATTTGGCGTATTATGACTCATTGACCGAACTGCCAAATCGAAAACTTCTGCTTGATCGCCTAAACTATACCGTGGCAAATGCCAAACGCTCCCAAGAATTTTGTGGAATTTTATTTATAGATCTTGATAATTTTAAAGTTCTCAATGATACCAAAGGACATGAATACGGTGATATACTGCTCAAACAGGTCGCAAAACGCCTCACATCAGTACTTCGCTTATGTGACACTGTTTCTCGCTTTGGAGGCGATGAGTTTGTTGTGCTGGTCACTAAACTTGGAGAAGATGAAAAAGAAGCCAAAGAGAAAATGGCACAAATTGGCTATAAACTTTTACTCTCCATCGCAGAGCCATTTCAC